In one Chitinophaga sancti genomic region, the following are encoded:
- a CDS encoding ABC transporter substrate-binding protein: MKQLNIGFLTPYSGIYPFYSAHLITGWMLGMGLDPTRQRAVQVMPEFTNAGGPIPTTEAAKKLMFFNQSDVLSGLISYKSLPSLIPVVEAQRRLGFFFDMGELIPDPSRTSADIFFASHQIWQSEYALGRWAQKCFGNAGHLVMPLYESGYHLGLAFQQGALKAGAQELRVSVLPNNPADPGAMDLTEFFAEIERNPPPYVHAIFGGNMGTRFLHAWKESRFHKVIPLTVVETMAYEDILEDVKHLDIEIYSALTWLKEDESKANKLFVKTFESKAQQPANIYGLMGYEAGLVWKELLPYAQQGDWEKVKAQLRINTIRGPRGEKGFHPSNGLGLPVSNIIKLNTTTQKINKIILDQGEGVRHDDAGFQIIHQENVSGWLNPFLCI; the protein is encoded by the coding sequence ATGAAGCAATTGAATATTGGTTTTTTAACACCATATAGTGGTATATATCCTTTTTATTCCGCACACCTGATCACTGGATGGATGCTGGGTATGGGGCTTGATCCTACCCGTCAGCGTGCGGTGCAGGTCATGCCGGAGTTCACCAATGCTGGTGGCCCTATTCCGACTACTGAAGCTGCGAAGAAACTGATGTTTTTCAATCAGTCAGATGTGTTGTCAGGTCTTATCAGTTATAAGTCTTTACCATCACTCATACCTGTAGTTGAAGCACAGCGCAGGTTGGGTTTCTTCTTTGATATGGGAGAGCTTATTCCTGATCCATCCAGGACCAGCGCGGATATCTTTTTTGCGTCTCATCAGATCTGGCAATCAGAATATGCCCTGGGTCGATGGGCGCAAAAGTGCTTTGGCAATGCAGGCCATTTGGTAATGCCGCTCTACGAGTCTGGCTATCATTTAGGCCTTGCATTTCAGCAGGGTGCATTGAAAGCGGGTGCACAGGAGCTGCGTGTAAGCGTATTACCCAATAACCCCGCAGATCCCGGAGCAATGGATCTCACTGAGTTCTTTGCTGAGATCGAACGCAATCCACCCCCTTATGTGCATGCAATTTTTGGAGGGAATATGGGGACACGTTTTTTGCATGCGTGGAAGGAAAGCCGCTTCCACAAGGTCATTCCTTTAACGGTAGTGGAGACAATGGCCTATGAGGATATACTGGAGGATGTAAAACACCTGGATATAGAAATATATAGTGCACTCACCTGGTTGAAAGAGGATGAGAGCAAGGCAAATAAATTGTTTGTAAAGACATTTGAGAGTAAAGCACAACAGCCTGCAAATATCTATGGCCTTATGGGGTATGAGGCAGGATTAGTGTGGAAAGAATTATTGCCCTATGCACAGCAGGGAGACTGGGAAAAAGTAAAAGCACAACTGCGTATAAATACTATCCGTGGGCCAAGAGGAGAGAAAGGCTTCCATCCTTCCAATGGATTAGGATTGCCTGTATCGAATATTATTAAGCTAAATACCACTACCCAAAAAATAAATAAAATCATTCTTGACCAGGGCGAAGGTGTTCGTCATGACGATGCCGGCTTCCAGATCATTCATCAGGAGAATGTGTCCGGTTGGCTGAATCCTTTTCTCTGTATTTAA
- a CDS encoding phage tail protein, with translation MDPFIGMICAFGFNYAPTGWFSCYGSTMSIAQNTALFALIGTTYGGNGQSTFALPDLRGKTMIGIGQSPGYSNYTWGQVGGVESVTLIQSQMPMHTHLMTHNLSVAPKVSTQAATSNVPGATKVPAALPTIGAGVNTFTVNAYDTNSDATLMPSNAAGTITAGMAGGSQPFDNMQPYLAVNYCIASVGIWPSRP, from the coding sequence ATGGATCCATTTATTGGAATGATCTGCGCATTTGGATTTAATTACGCCCCAACTGGCTGGTTTAGTTGTTATGGGTCTACTATGTCAATCGCCCAAAATACTGCATTATTTGCTCTCATCGGAACTACTTATGGTGGTAATGGTCAGTCAACTTTTGCGCTTCCTGATCTGCGGGGTAAAACGATGATCGGAATTGGTCAAAGTCCTGGATATTCTAATTATACCTGGGGCCAGGTAGGCGGCGTTGAATCAGTAACCCTTATTCAGAGCCAGATGCCAATGCATACGCACCTCATGACCCATAATTTATCAGTAGCTCCAAAAGTAAGTACACAGGCGGCCACCAGTAATGTACCAGGTGCAACCAAGGTACCTGCGGCATTACCAACGATTGGTGCTGGTGTAAATACCTTCACTGTAAATGCCTATGATACTAATTCAGATGCTACCCTGATGCCTTCGAATGCTGCTGGAACTATTACAGCCGGAATGGCCGGTGGTAGTCAGCCTTTCGATAATATGCAACCGTATTTAGCAGTCAACTATTGTATCGCATCAGTGGGTATTTGGCCAAGCCGTCCTTAG
- a CDS encoding Gfo/Idh/MocA family protein: protein MYNQKRREFFRNVAFLVPALAVMPSSLFSKNVRNVLRTGVIGTGIWGREYLSAALTLKDLTITAICDSDKASLQEGLQLFKGSDRPHVFDSWQQMLESDVVDVVIIATPAHTHYAIAKAAMLAGKHVACGPVMGETLEEHRDIVKISQQTGRHYFTLDEQSYRWDLQAVSRMDFGELHTIYAGAPYDVLPPQVDTYPLYPSLFLQRLLGDDNQIETIAATTKEVNYVVRKVSPKTGNHKLLLNKGVIPFICLTTTKGQQVYLQTEKGYTTGTYLQGTASSWIDYTRLMRIGDKHWEEDQIEQPATMTSPFATALTELLLTLKSSDPRPSVRSAATNSLIALLGRQSASQGGRVYSFSDCHLI, encoded by the coding sequence ATGTACAATCAAAAAAGGAGAGAATTTTTCAGAAACGTCGCATTTCTTGTGCCCGCACTTGCTGTGATGCCGTCGTCTCTGTTCTCTAAAAATGTTCGTAATGTTCTGCGCACCGGAGTAATTGGCACCGGAATCTGGGGCCGTGAATACCTGTCTGCAGCACTTACCCTGAAAGATCTGACTATCACTGCAATATGTGACTCAGACAAAGCTTCTTTACAAGAAGGCCTACAATTGTTTAAAGGATCTGATCGTCCCCATGTATTTGATTCCTGGCAGCAAATGCTGGAAAGTGACGTGGTGGATGTTGTGATCATTGCTACTCCTGCACATACCCATTATGCCATTGCCAAGGCAGCGATGCTGGCTGGTAAGCATGTGGCTTGTGGTCCTGTAATGGGCGAAACGCTGGAAGAGCACCGGGATATTGTAAAGATCAGCCAACAAACTGGCCGTCATTACTTTACCCTGGATGAGCAAAGCTATCGATGGGATCTGCAGGCGGTTTCGCGGATGGATTTTGGGGAATTGCATACTATCTATGCAGGTGCTCCTTATGATGTATTGCCACCCCAGGTAGATACATACCCATTGTATCCATCATTGTTTTTACAGCGTTTGTTAGGCGATGACAATCAGATAGAAACGATTGCAGCTACTACAAAAGAAGTGAATTATGTGGTTCGTAAAGTAAGTCCTAAAACGGGTAATCATAAGCTCTTGTTGAACAAGGGTGTGATTCCGTTTATCTGCCTCACTACTACAAAGGGGCAACAGGTATATCTTCAGACAGAGAAAGGGTATACAACAGGCACCTATTTACAGGGAACTGCAAGCAGCTGGATAGATTATACAAGATTGATGAGGATAGGCGATAAGCATTGGGAGGAAGATCAAATCGAACAACCTGCGACTATGACCTCCCCGTTTGCAACGGCTTTAACTGAACTGTTGCTTACATTAAAATCTTCTGATCCCCGGCCATCTGTCAGGTCAGCAGCTACGAATAGCCTGATCGCCTTATTAGGTCGCCAGTCCGCTTCTCAGGGCGGAAGAGTGTATTCATTTTCTGACTGTCATCTTATTTAA
- a CDS encoding MFS transporter → MKGMTKPRLSAARIWNMSMGFFGIQFGFALQNGNASRILQTYGAEVEHLSLFWLAAPVTGMIVQPIIGHYSDRTWNRLGRRRPYFLVGALLTAMALILLPNSSMLAYILPPMLIGAGMLTLMDASINVAMEPFRALVSDNLPDEQRSMGFSVQTFLIGAGAVLGSSLPYLLAEYFNVSKVAAPGVVPNNVIYSFYIGAVVLIATILWSIFTSKEYSPEEFAQFNPVSEEVPASSGLGTIVKDFAAMPSAMRQLGLVQFCSWFALFSMWVFTTPAVAQHIYKVMPGDTSSSSYADAGNKVGFLFSIYSAVSAVYSLILPAIARKTNRRITHAFSLVAGGISLISIFFIQSPDLLVLPMIGIGFAWGSILSTPYAILSGVIPAHKTGVYMGIFNFFITFPQIVNGLFGGLIVRYCFHDQPIYALVMGGVFMIIAAVAVLNVKEQRA, encoded by the coding sequence ATGAAAGGCATGACAAAGCCACGCTTATCTGCGGCAAGGATCTGGAACATGAGCATGGGGTTTTTCGGAATACAGTTTGGTTTTGCATTACAAAATGGAAATGCATCCCGTATCCTGCAAACCTATGGCGCAGAGGTAGAACATTTATCCCTCTTCTGGTTGGCCGCACCGGTGACCGGAATGATTGTACAGCCCATCATAGGGCATTACAGTGATCGTACCTGGAACAGGTTAGGGCGCCGCCGTCCTTACTTCCTGGTGGGTGCATTACTGACAGCGATGGCATTGATCCTCCTGCCAAATTCTTCGATGCTGGCATATATACTGCCACCAATGCTGATAGGAGCGGGGATGCTCACACTGATGGATGCAAGTATCAATGTGGCGATGGAACCTTTTCGTGCGCTCGTATCCGATAACTTACCGGATGAGCAGCGGAGTATGGGCTTTTCCGTGCAAACCTTTTTAATTGGTGCGGGAGCTGTATTGGGTTCATCATTACCTTATTTGCTGGCGGAGTATTTTAATGTATCTAAGGTAGCTGCACCTGGTGTGGTACCCAATAATGTGATTTACTCTTTTTACATCGGTGCAGTAGTATTGATAGCAACGATACTCTGGTCCATTTTCACGAGTAAGGAATATAGTCCGGAGGAATTTGCACAGTTTAATCCTGTTTCAGAGGAAGTGCCGGCATCATCCGGCCTGGGAACTATTGTGAAAGATTTTGCAGCCATGCCCTCTGCCATGCGGCAGTTAGGCCTGGTTCAGTTCTGCAGCTGGTTTGCCCTGTTCTCTATGTGGGTGTTTACCACCCCTGCTGTAGCGCAGCATATTTATAAGGTAATGCCGGGAGATACTTCCTCATCAAGCTATGCAGATGCGGGGAATAAGGTAGGTTTCCTGTTCAGTATTTATAGCGCGGTATCTGCGGTATATTCACTGATCCTGCCTGCCATCGCACGTAAAACAAACCGCCGGATCACGCATGCTTTCTCCCTGGTAGCAGGAGGAATATCACTGATTTCTATCTTTTTTATACAATCTCCCGACTTGCTGGTACTGCCTATGATCGGTATTGGTTTTGCCTGGGGAAGCATTTTATCAACTCCTTATGCTATCCTGTCTGGTGTTATACCAGCCCATAAAACGGGGGTATACATGGGTATCTTTAATTTCTTTATCACATTCCCACAGATTGTGAATGGCTTGTTCGGTGGTCTCATCGTTCGGTATTGTTTCCACGATCAGCCTATTTATGCGTTGGTAATGGGAGGGGTGTTTATGATAATAGCAGCGGTAGCGGTGTTGAATGTGAAAGAGCAGAGAGCCTAA
- a CDS encoding glycoside hydrolase family 65 protein: protein MKQYIKVDEWNIIEEGFVPGYNKISESIFSLGNGRMGQRGNFEETYSGETLQGSYVAGIYYPDKTRVGWWKNGYPEYFAKVLNAANWIGLEIRIEGEVLDLHHATVSDFRRVLNMKEGYLERTFTATLASGKQLAVRATRFCSIVDDEAGALRYSITPLNFDGQIEITSFIDGGIRNQDSNYDEGFWELVAGSTKGNSAYLTLRTRKTGFDVCTGMQFHVYQAGNQLASAVTAVEKDKFVGGKVSVAVTRNQETVIVKYAANLSSENHSRADLLAECQKVVVAVAAKGFEKLQEEQAAAWAAKWEESDIMITGDAAAQQGIRFNIFQLNQTYTGEDARLNIGPKGFTGEKYGGSTYWDTEAYCIPFYLATAEQQVARNLLVYRYNQLDKAIENAGKLGFNKGAALYPMVTMNGEECHNEWEITFEEIHRNAAIAFAIYNYIRYTGDTAYLAEYGLEVLIGIARFWAQRVNWSEARQQYVMLGVTGPNEYENNVNNNWYTSTMATWCLQYTIEALAHSTDAIIKKTAFDAGTEVAQWQHIIDNMYYPEDAGRGIFLQQDNYLDKEQILVKDLDPVQRPLNQKWSWDRILRSCFIKQADVLQGFYFLEDRFDMDTLRRNFDFYEPRTVHESSLSPCIHAILAAKLGDGERAYEFYLRTSRLDLDDYNNDTEDGLHITSMAGTWMSVVEGFAGMRVRDGQLRFTPFLPESWQSFAFSIRFRKNILKVEIDKHRVVIENKEGGDITVNVFDDTFTVKAGAVVQVNNRNLVS, encoded by the coding sequence ATGAAGCAGTATATAAAAGTCGATGAGTGGAATATCATCGAAGAGGGATTTGTACCGGGTTACAACAAAATCTCAGAAAGTATCTTCAGTTTGGGCAATGGCAGAATGGGGCAGCGTGGTAATTTTGAAGAGACGTATTCAGGTGAAACTTTGCAGGGTAGCTATGTGGCAGGGATTTATTATCCTGATAAGACGCGTGTGGGTTGGTGGAAGAATGGTTATCCTGAATATTTTGCCAAGGTATTGAATGCTGCGAACTGGATCGGACTGGAGATTCGCATTGAAGGGGAAGTACTGGATTTACATCATGCGACTGTGAGCGATTTCCGTCGTGTATTGAATATGAAAGAGGGTTACCTGGAGCGTACCTTTACAGCTACATTAGCTTCAGGCAAACAGCTTGCGGTTCGTGCTACCCGTTTTTGTAGTATTGTAGATGATGAGGCGGGAGCATTGCGTTATAGTATTACCCCGCTGAACTTTGATGGACAAATTGAAATTACTTCATTTATAGATGGTGGGATCAGAAACCAGGACTCTAACTACGATGAGGGATTCTGGGAGCTGGTAGCAGGAAGTACAAAGGGAAATAGTGCATACCTGACATTGCGTACCAGGAAGACTGGCTTTGATGTATGTACAGGCATGCAGTTCCATGTATATCAGGCGGGCAACCAATTGGCATCAGCCGTTACAGCGGTGGAAAAAGATAAGTTTGTAGGAGGTAAAGTGAGTGTGGCGGTGACGCGTAATCAGGAAACAGTGATTGTTAAATATGCCGCTAACCTGAGTTCAGAGAATCATTCACGTGCTGATTTGCTGGCTGAATGTCAGAAAGTAGTAGTTGCCGTTGCTGCAAAAGGTTTTGAGAAATTACAGGAAGAGCAGGCTGCTGCCTGGGCTGCCAAGTGGGAGGAGAGTGATATTATGATAACAGGAGATGCTGCCGCACAACAGGGGATCCGTTTCAATATCTTCCAGCTGAATCAGACTTATACGGGAGAAGATGCCCGTTTGAATATTGGCCCTAAAGGGTTTACCGGTGAGAAATATGGTGGATCTACTTATTGGGATACAGAAGCCTACTGCATACCTTTTTACCTGGCCACTGCTGAGCAGCAGGTAGCAAGAAACCTGTTGGTATATCGTTATAACCAGTTGGATAAAGCGATAGAAAATGCTGGTAAATTAGGGTTTAATAAAGGTGCTGCCTTGTATCCGATGGTGACCATGAACGGTGAAGAATGTCACAATGAGTGGGAGATCACTTTTGAAGAAATTCACAGGAATGCGGCGATAGCTTTTGCAATCTACAATTACATCCGTTATACAGGAGATACAGCCTACCTGGCTGAATATGGCCTGGAAGTATTAATTGGTATTGCGCGCTTCTGGGCACAAAGAGTGAACTGGAGTGAGGCCCGCCAGCAATATGTGATGCTGGGGGTAACGGGGCCTAATGAGTACGAGAACAATGTCAACAACAACTGGTATACCAGTACCATGGCAACCTGGTGTTTGCAATACACCATTGAAGCGCTGGCACATTCAACAGATGCAATCATCAAAAAGACTGCGTTTGATGCTGGTACCGAAGTGGCACAATGGCAACATATTATAGATAACATGTACTATCCTGAAGATGCCGGGCGCGGTATCTTCCTGCAGCAGGATAATTACCTGGATAAGGAGCAGATCCTTGTAAAAGACCTGGATCCTGTACAAAGACCATTGAATCAGAAATGGAGCTGGGATAGAATTCTGAGGAGTTGCTTTATCAAACAGGCCGATGTATTGCAAGGATTTTATTTCCTGGAAGACAGGTTTGATATGGATACCCTGCGGAGGAACTTTGATTTTTATGAGCCACGTACGGTGCATGAAAGCTCATTGTCACCTTGTATCCATGCGATCCTGGCCGCCAAACTGGGAGATGGTGAGAGAGCCTATGAGTTTTACCTGCGCACATCACGTCTGGACCTGGATGATTATAACAATGATACGGAAGATGGTCTGCACATTACATCAATGGCGGGAACCTGGATGAGTGTGGTAGAAGGATTTGCAGGTATGCGTGTGCGTGATGGCCAATTGCGGTTTACACCTTTCCTGCCGGAAAGCTGGCAATCCTTTGCATTCAGTATTCGTTTCAGAAAGAATATATTGAAAGTTGAGATTGACAAGCATCGCGTTGTTATAGAGAATAAGGAAGGAGGAGATATAACAGTAAATGTATTTGACGACACATTCACTGTAAAAGCGGGTGCTGTTGTACAGGTAAATAACAGGAACTTAGTGAGTTAA
- the pgmB gene encoding beta-phosphoglucomutase → MDRIDACIFDLDGVIVDTAKYHYKAWKRLANELGFDFTEEQNELLKGLSRTRSLEIILEIGGVRLSAEEQAVQAARKNEWYVDMIRHMQPDEVLPGAGAFLESLRKAGIKTALGSASKNAGTILERVGLAPLFDVVVDGNAVTASKPDPEVFLKGASALQADPAYCVVFEDAVAGIQAARAGGMKVVGIGAADVLGAADIIVSGLGDMSLQRLKEL, encoded by the coding sequence ATGGACAGAATAGACGCATGTATTTTTGACCTGGATGGGGTGATCGTAGACACAGCAAAATATCACTATAAAGCCTGGAAAAGGCTGGCTAATGAGCTGGGTTTCGACTTCACAGAGGAACAAAATGAATTACTCAAAGGCCTGAGTCGTACCCGCTCTCTGGAAATTATTCTTGAAATCGGCGGGGTCAGACTATCTGCAGAAGAGCAGGCCGTACAGGCAGCCCGTAAGAATGAATGGTATGTAGATATGATCCGTCATATGCAACCGGATGAAGTATTGCCGGGAGCAGGGGCGTTCCTGGAAAGTCTGCGGAAAGCCGGTATAAAAACGGCATTGGGTTCAGCGAGTAAGAATGCGGGAACTATTCTGGAAAGGGTTGGATTGGCTCCATTGTTTGATGTAGTGGTGGATGGTAATGCTGTGACGGCGAGCAAACCGGACCCTGAAGTGTTCCTGAAAGGGGCATCCGCATTGCAGGCAGATCCTGCATATTGTGTGGTGTTCGAAGATGCAGTGGCTGGCATACAGGCTGCAAGAGCAGGAGGCATGAAAGTAGTTGGAATAGGTGCAGCAGATGTATTAGGTGCTGCAGATATCATTGTCAGCGGACTTGGAGACATGAGCCTCCAGCGATTAAAAGAATTATAA
- a CDS encoding glycoside hydrolase family 13 protein, with protein sequence MKQIRWITVFLLMAGTSMAQIPSLERIEPANWWVKMQQPFLQLIVHGNKIAERDVKLEYPGVTLLKVNKVENPNYLFLDLNIDPSTAPGTFPIKFQKKGSKDLVFAYELRARNTGTKAQGLTAGDLIYLIMPDRFANGDSTNDVVKGMQETTLNRDSMYYRHGGDIQGIINHLGYVQDLGVTALWMTPMITNDQPQASYHGYAATEQFRTDPRYGTNELYKTLADSLHKRGMKLVMDLVHNHIGSQHWIMKDMPMKSWVHQWPEFTRSSFRAQPDFDPYASQYDKDIMTNGWFDNHMPDLDQSNPFVYNYFTQSHIWWIEYAGVDAFRLDTYPYNDGQFMATWGKAIKDAYPTFTFFGEVWVKGVADQVYFTQGKTVNQHLNTELPGLTDFNSLWAITGAMNDKAAWDDGAVKLYTTLASDYQYQDPMRNVVFLDNHDLSRFYSVIGENKGKYKAALAWLLTTRGIPQLYYGNEIGMKNFSAPDGLVREDFKGGWKNDKVNKFTAAGRNEEENELHDYVQKLANYRKNNPVVQTGKLMQYIPQNNVYTYFRYNADKTVMIILNPNTDPVTIDVKRFKERTNGFSNARDIVTEKTYSLSDSLQVPATTTLVLELAR encoded by the coding sequence ATGAAACAGATTCGGTGGATCACGGTGTTCCTCCTGATGGCAGGTACATCAATGGCACAAATTCCCAGCCTGGAGCGTATTGAACCTGCTAACTGGTGGGTGAAAATGCAACAGCCCTTTTTACAACTGATAGTACATGGTAATAAGATCGCAGAAAGAGACGTCAAACTGGAATATCCCGGGGTTACACTCCTGAAGGTGAATAAAGTGGAAAACCCGAACTACCTGTTTCTTGATCTTAATATTGATCCTTCTACTGCTCCGGGTACATTCCCGATCAAATTTCAAAAGAAAGGCAGCAAGGATCTGGTTTTTGCTTATGAACTGAGAGCCAGGAACACTGGCACAAAAGCTCAGGGCCTCACTGCGGGCGATCTGATATATCTTATTATGCCAGATCGCTTCGCAAACGGGGACTCTACCAATGATGTGGTCAAAGGTATGCAGGAAACAACCCTGAACAGAGATTCTATGTATTACCGCCATGGTGGTGATATACAAGGTATCATCAATCACCTTGGCTACGTACAGGATCTGGGTGTCACAGCTTTGTGGATGACACCTATGATCACTAACGATCAGCCTCAGGCATCTTACCACGGTTACGCTGCTACGGAACAATTCCGTACAGATCCCCGCTATGGTACCAATGAATTGTACAAAACACTGGCTGATAGTCTGCACAAACGCGGTATGAAATTAGTCATGGACCTGGTGCATAACCACATTGGCAGCCAGCACTGGATCATGAAAGACATGCCGATGAAAAGCTGGGTACACCAGTGGCCTGAGTTTACCCGCTCCAGTTTCAGGGCACAGCCTGACTTTGACCCTTATGCATCTCAATATGACAAGGATATCATGACCAATGGCTGGTTTGATAATCACATGCCGGACCTGGATCAGAGCAATCCTTTTGTATACAATTATTTTACACAAAGCCATATCTGGTGGATCGAGTATGCGGGTGTGGATGCATTCCGCCTGGATACTTATCCTTACAATGATGGCCAGTTTATGGCTACCTGGGGTAAGGCAATCAAAGATGCTTATCCAACATTCACCTTTTTCGGTGAAGTATGGGTAAAAGGTGTTGCGGACCAGGTATACTTTACACAGGGTAAAACAGTGAACCAGCATTTGAATACAGAATTACCGGGTTTGACAGATTTCAATTCACTCTGGGCCATCACTGGTGCCATGAATGATAAAGCTGCCTGGGATGATGGTGCGGTGAAGTTATATACTACACTGGCATCAGATTACCAGTACCAGGATCCGATGCGTAATGTCGTATTCCTGGATAACCATGACCTGAGCCGTTTCTACTCTGTAATAGGAGAGAACAAGGGTAAATACAAAGCTGCGCTGGCGTGGCTGCTGACTACCCGTGGTATTCCCCAGTTGTATTACGGCAATGAAATTGGTATGAAGAATTTCAGTGCACCTGATGGATTGGTACGTGAAGATTTCAAGGGTGGCTGGAAGAATGATAAGGTAAATAAGTTTACCGCAGCAGGCCGTAATGAAGAAGAAAATGAACTGCATGATTATGTGCAGAAGCTGGCGAACTACAGAAAGAACAATCCTGTGGTACAAACAGGTAAACTGATGCAATACATTCCTCAAAATAATGTATACACCTACTTTAGATACAATGCTGATAAGACAGTGATGATCATACTGAATCCAAACACTGATCCTGTCACTATTGATGTGAAAAGATTTAAAGAGAGAACCAACGGATTTTCTAACGCGCGCGATATAGTTACCGAAAAAACCTATAGCCTTTCAGATAGCCTGCAGGTACCGGCTACAACTACACTGGTACTGGAACTGGCTCGCTGA
- a CDS encoding SusE domain-containing protein, producing MKFRFNYIYILSLSMLALFSCKKEDSDTQVKSGTKPAFKATDSVFVFTEADASKAAVTYTWTASEDWGYKSIVTYYLQIDEKGNGFKHATDVTIGTGTLTKAYTVAGLNQVINNLGLAAGREHNLVIRIKAAVDAVGDEVYSDSISLTVTPYYVPKVYTYLYLPGGYEGWSFDNAGLDSIASVKNDGTYEGYMNLTGAAEFKITKAKSWDLNYGDAGSGSLVTNGGNIAVAAAGYYRLTADLNQLKYTMTKTTWSIYGSAVSGGSDAAMTYNNGVWSVTATLAKGTFYFRANDADAIALSDVSNNGTLAAGTTGAITVDAAGTYIITMNLGNPGNYTYSLKAQ from the coding sequence ATGAAGTTCCGTTTCAATTATATATACATCCTCAGCCTTAGTATGCTTGCCTTGTTTTCCTGTAAAAAGGAAGACAGCGATACACAGGTGAAGAGCGGCACTAAGCCTGCATTTAAAGCGACTGATTCCGTATTTGTATTTACGGAAGCAGATGCTTCCAAAGCGGCAGTTACTTATACCTGGACCGCGTCTGAGGATTGGGGCTACAAATCTATCGTGACTTATTATCTGCAGATAGATGAGAAAGGCAATGGGTTTAAGCATGCCACTGATGTGACCATCGGTACAGGTACCCTGACGAAAGCATATACAGTAGCAGGTTTGAACCAGGTCATCAATAACCTGGGCCTGGCAGCTGGTCGTGAACATAATCTTGTGATCCGTATAAAAGCTGCGGTGGATGCGGTAGGAGATGAAGTGTATTCAGATAGCATCTCCCTGACTGTTACTCCTTACTATGTTCCTAAGGTATATACCTACCTCTACTTACCTGGTGGTTATGAAGGCTGGTCATTTGATAATGCAGGCCTGGATAGTATCGCATCTGTTAAGAATGATGGCACCTACGAAGGCTATATGAATTTAACAGGTGCTGCCGAATTTAAGATCACGAAAGCCAAGAGCTGGGATCTGAACTACGGGGATGCAGGCAGTGGATCATTAGTAACCAATGGTGGTAACATCGCTGTTGCAGCTGCTGGTTATTATCGCCTCACAGCAGATCTGAACCAGCTTAAATATACTATGACCAAGACAACCTGGAGTATTTATGGTAGTGCGGTATCTGGTGGTTCAGATGCAGCAATGACTTATAATAACGGGGTATGGTCTGTTACAGCAACACTGGCCAAAGGTACCTTCTATTTCAGAGCTAATGATGCAGACGCGATTGCCCTGAGTGATGTCAGCAACAATGGTACACTGGCAGCTGGTACAACCGGTGCTATTACAGTAGATGCAGCAGGAACTTATATCATTACAATGAATTTAGGCAACCCGGGCAACTATACATATTCTCTCAAAGCTCAATAA